In the genome of Tistrella bauzanensis, the window GAAACCGGGCTCGGAATTCCACCGGCACAGATCGCGCCCTTTGTGGCCGCCCGGATCGGCATTTCGCAGGCTCGCCGGCTGGCGCTGACCGGTATGCGCTTCGACGGCGCCGAGGCCGGACGCATCGGGCTGGCACATGAGGTTATGACCGACACGGCGGCGCTCGATGCCCGGCTCGATCGCCTGCTCGCCGACATCCGACGCTGCGCGCCCGGCGCCAACGCGACCACCAAGCGGTTGTTGATGGCCGGCAAGATCACACCCCTCGCCGACCTTCTGGACCAGTCCTCGGCCGAATTCGCCCGCTGCCTGCGTGGCGCTGAAGGCCAGGAGGGCGTCGCGGCCTTCCTTGAGAAGCGCAAAGCCAGCTGGGTAACCGGGGCCTGACCCGCATCTCCCGTCCATGTCGACCGGCCCCGGGCCGGAGGCGCCCCGGGCCATGATCCCCGACCGCCACGGGGACGACCAGATCCGGAACGGACCGGCCATGGGCGCCTGATAACACACCAGCATCACCTGTCACACGCACCAATCGACATCTACGATCAACTGAATGACCAGAGCGCCATACCGACAGGCGCCGCCAGGGAGGAAAGACCACCATGACCACCAGCACGCAGCGCGTGATCGAAGGCGTTGCCGGGCCGGGAAGTATCGGCCGTGTGGCAATCGGCGACATTCTGCGCCGCACCGCACAGCGTCATCCCGACAGGGCCGCGATTGTGGAGGGCGACCGCTGCACCACATATGCAATGCTTGATGATGCGGCCAACCGCTATGCCAATTTCCTGTTGGCCCAGGGCCTGACCACAGGCGACAAGGTCGGCTGCATCTGTGCGAACAGCACCGATTTCATGCCGGTCATCTTCGGGATTCACAAGGCCGGCCTGGTCTGGGTACCGGCCAATGCGATGCTGGCGGCGGAGGATATCGATTATATCCTGCACCATGCCGGCGTCGGGCATGTGGTGGTCGATGACGTGCTGGCCGCACAGCCGGCCATGGCGGCGATGCTGGCGGCGCTGGGCGTGCCGATGACAGTGATTTCAGTGTCCGGCAGCGGGATCGCGGCCGGTGCCCTGCCCGGCACAGGCTTTGCCGACGCCATCGCCAGCCAGCCCGCGACCGAGCCGGTGGTCGAGATCGACGAGCGCGAGCTGGCCCTGATCATGTACACGAGCGGCACCACGTCACGGCCCAAGGGCGTGATGCATTGCCACCTGTCGGTGGTGATGGCGGCCATGAGCAATGCGATCGAATGGAGAATTGGGCGCGAGGATGGGGTTACCGCCGTCTTGCCGATGTTCCATTGCGCGCAACACTCGGTGATGCTGACCGGCGTGCTGGCTGGCGCCAAGATGCTGCTGATGCGCGGCTTCGACCCGGCGGCGCTGATCGAGGGCATGGCCGCCGAGAAGATCAATATTATGGTCGGCCTGCCACTGATGTACCGTGCGGTTCTTGACCACCCGTCGCGCAAGCAGCGCGACATCAATTTGCGCATGTGCGTGTATGCCATGGCACCAATGCCCGAGCCGCTGATGACCCGGCTGGTCAATGAACTCTGCCCCGATTTCCGCCTGTCGAGCGGCCAGACCGAAATGTATCCATCGACCGTGATGTCACGGCCCGACCGAGCACTCGCCCGCTTCGGTAATTACTGGGGCGAGTCCAATGTGGTCAATGACACCGCGATCATGGACGATGATGGCAACATCCTGCCGCGTGGTACCATCGGCGAAATCGTGCATCGCGGCCCGAATGTGATGCTGGGCTATTACAAGCAGCCTGAGGCCACCACGGCCGCGCGGCTACATGGATGGCACCACACCGGCGATCTGGGG includes:
- a CDS encoding class I adenylate-forming enzyme family protein yields the protein MTTSTQRVIEGVAGPGSIGRVAIGDILRRTAQRHPDRAAIVEGDRCTTYAMLDDAANRYANFLLAQGLTTGDKVGCICANSTDFMPVIFGIHKAGLVWVPANAMLAAEDIDYILHHAGVGHVVVDDVLAAQPAMAAMLAALGVPMTVISVSGSGIAAGALPGTGFADAIASQPATEPVVEIDERELALIMYTSGTTSRPKGVMHCHLSVVMAAMSNAIEWRIGREDGVTAVLPMFHCAQHSVMLTGVLAGAKMLLMRGFDPAALIEGMAAEKINIMVGLPLMYRAVLDHPSRKQRDINLRMCVYAMAPMPEPLMTRLVNELCPDFRLSSGQTEMYPSTVMSRPDRALARFGNYWGESNVVNDTAIMDDDGNILPRGTIGEIVHRGPNVMLGYYKQPEATTAARLHGWHHTGDLGLIDHHGELLFLDRKKDMIKSGGENVPSIKIEEVLLGHPDVQNAVVVGLPHARWGEAVTAFLVPKPDTDPTEDSILEHCRKHLGGFEMPKLVIFLEEMPMTVTGKIRKTELRTKFADHFETATT